The Hyperthermus butylicus DSM 5456 genome includes a region encoding these proteins:
- a CDS encoding ABC transporter permease produces MPEYVYEKKILDRLADKLVDGLAIVIDRVRPGWKLKNQGRLEEWKLMLYTLNRSPLGLTGLVLVAAFVILAIIGPYIAPVSYDTQFIFCEKTKKPGEFESKLAPPGTTIEIRNSTYCRRVGLEPGNFTFILGSDNFGRDLYSRILYGARTSLVVAILVVSVGATIGILLGLVAGYYGGAVDEVIMRITDIFLAFPGLILAIAFSATLPYALQGVFEQYPNIATILRYLFAVKPEHEPALASLASVIIALWMVWWPSYTRLVRGMVLSVRENTYVEAARALGVSTLGIMFRHILPNMIGPVLVYVTMDMGGVILTEAGLSYLGLGVVPPLADWGRIIFDGAQYFPRAWWLIFWPGLMIFLTVFGFNLLGDALRDILDPRTRRSIEFKVKKVVEAEEEAAGGGGE; encoded by the coding sequence ATGCCCGAGTACGTGTACGAGAAGAAGATCCTCGATAGGCTTGCTGACAAGCTGGTTGATGGGCTTGCAATAGTCATAGACCGTGTTAGGCCTGGCTGGAAGCTGAAGAACCAGGGCCGGCTCGAGGAGTGGAAGCTAATGCTATACACGCTCAACCGTTCACCTCTAGGCCTTACTGGCCTCGTGCTGGTAGCTGCATTTGTAATACTTGCAATCATTGGGCCATACATCGCCCCGGTAAGCTACGATACCCAGTTTATCTTCTGCGAGAAGACCAAGAAGCCTGGCGAGTTTGAATCCAAGCTAGCGCCTCCAGGTACAACTATCGAGATACGAAATAGCACATACTGTCGTAGGGTAGGGCTGGAGCCCGGCAACTTCACATTCATACTTGGCTCGGATAACTTTGGTAGAGACCTTTACAGCAGGATACTCTATGGTGCACGTACAAGTCTTGTCGTCGCAATACTTGTAGTTAGCGTAGGCGCAACCATAGGTATACTGTTGGGGCTCGTTGCAGGCTACTATGGCGGCGCTGTTGACGAGGTTATAATGAGGATTACCGATATATTCCTCGCGTTCCCAGGGCTAATACTAGCTATAGCCTTCTCAGCAACGCTACCCTACGCGCTGCAAGGGGTCTTCGAGCAGTACCCGAACATTGCTACCATCTTACGCTACCTATTCGCTGTCAAGCCTGAGCATGAGCCCGCACTTGCCAGCCTGGCATCTGTAATAATTGCACTCTGGATGGTATGGTGGCCATCCTATACGAGGCTCGTGCGCGGCATGGTGCTTAGTGTAAGGGAGAACACTTACGTTGAGGCTGCAAGGGCTCTAGGCGTCTCCACTCTAGGCATAATGTTCCGCCACATATTGCCAAACATGATTGGCCCTGTACTAGTATACGTAACGATGGACATGGGTGGTGTTATACTCACGGAGGCTGGACTAAGCTACCTAGGCCTAGGTGTTGTCCCGCCGCTAGCTGACTGGGGCAGGATAATATTCGACGGAGCCCAGTACTTCCCCCGAGCTTGGTGGCTAATATTCTGGCCAGGCTTAATGATATTCCTCACAGTCTTCGGCTTCAACTTGCTCGGCGACGCTCTGAGAGACATACTAGACCCTAGGACTAGGAGGAGCATAGAGTTCAAGGTGAAGAAGGTGGTTGAGGCTGAGGAAGAGGCAGCTGGTGGGGGTGGCGAGTGA
- a CDS encoding ABC transporter permease, with product MANLRRFLLRRLITFVPTVIGVTFLVYIIAVQIPANPARLWAGGEKADPEVVQRLIEEYHLNDPWYVQYYFFLKKVLSGEAVSPVTHTNVWDQIMEKLLTVTLPLTLFAFLFIITIGIPLGIIAAIKRDTWIDVVIRAFALIGISTPIFWLAYLLIFVLQPRGLISLTGFPMPDYRITGIPILDAFLKMDIEYIVLFIKRMWLPAFMLAYGGIGFITRIVRNSFLDAFSGEYINFMEARGFPRGRIYIHVLRNALTPVVTVLGLMFGGLLAGAPITETVFNLPGLGTYMIRAIHNFDYIVLIAAVLFIALIYVTINLIIDILYAIIDPRVRY from the coding sequence TTGGCCAATCTACGCCGCTTCCTACTCCGCAGACTCATAACGTTCGTGCCAACAGTGATAGGTGTTACATTCCTCGTCTACATTATTGCTGTACAGATACCAGCTAATCCAGCTAGGCTATGGGCTGGCGGCGAGAAGGCTGACCCCGAGGTTGTCCAGAGGCTTATCGAGGAGTACCACCTCAACGACCCCTGGTATGTACAATACTACTTCTTTCTCAAGAAGGTGCTGAGTGGTGAGGCTGTGAGCCCTGTGACGCACACAAATGTCTGGGATCAGATTATGGAGAAGCTGCTGACGGTTACGCTGCCTCTAACACTATTCGCATTCCTATTCATAATAACTATCGGTATACCTCTAGGCATAATAGCCGCCATCAAAAGGGATACGTGGATTGATGTTGTGATAAGAGCTTTCGCCCTCATCGGAATATCGACGCCAATCTTCTGGCTAGCCTACCTTCTAATTTTCGTGCTGCAGCCACGCGGCCTCATAAGCCTTACAGGATTCCCAATGCCAGACTATAGGATTACCGGCATACCGATACTAGATGCCTTCCTAAAGATGGACATCGAGTACATAGTATTGTTTATCAAAAGAATGTGGCTGCCGGCATTCATGCTCGCCTACGGCGGCATAGGCTTTATAACAAGGATCGTGCGGAATAGCTTCCTCGACGCGTTTAGCGGAGAATACATAAACTTCATGGAAGCCCGTGGCTTTCCCCGTGGTAGAATCTACATTCACGTGCTCCGAAACGCGCTAACCCCCGTTGTTACAGTTCTGGGCTTAATGTTTGGCGGGCTCCTGGCGGGCGCGCCGATTACTGAGACCGTCTTTAACCTGCCGGGGCTTGGCACGTACATGATCAGGGCGATACACAACTTCGACTACATAGTGTTGATAGCAGCTGTGCTATTCATAGCACTGATATACGTGACTATAAACTTGATCATAGACATACTTTACGCCATCATAGACCCCAGGGTGAGATACTAG
- a CDS encoding ABC transporter substrate-binding protein: MGVVASRAALIAGIVVLVVIVAGIAVYFASKPEEKPAAPTEQPTEQPTTTPTEEKPAEEQPVQAAKPQLPPEVKVIEVSKAVIAVAPKDVAVEDIVNAIDTKGKKLIIVRYEVDEENTKPVEESVGFSDINPAFYRNTTIDALIIAARKETNPEIREMLYEAVYKLSNYEVPILWLGQYMLVRSQWSWVHGRYYHPTLAERYDLLWEDPAAPVKNLEFGGYKNDPSTYVIATIGWPDTFDPAADYETFGWAIFHNIGDTLVTYWKDDTKEVIPDLAVAWVHDKEGTTWYFVIRGGVKAYDPWHNKVYDISAVDVLFTIWRVARLGLDPSWMVTEFIDVNNSKVLTEEEFDQILAQGGLYADYKGQTIEPKSLKELLEFFGYDGETAGVVMLKLYMPYSPILSILSDPFLIVIPMKYLFDNVDELKGKYEEALEASQYGKNPAAWANYIGTGEQEPTHLYLHKYPIGTGPYYVAEYKEDSYIVLKYNPYYWNKSLWYMEPYGKDGVPSHQTVIYLIANDHVTRLQIYKAGQADTAVVPLDRLDEVRDYKLQDNPQFKIEVETGGLEPAIVYIVLNANKEPFNNRLVRQALMYAIPFDQIKEVVYSGFLERLYGVIPAGFPGHNDDIVIKYTFDLDKAMELIQKSGIDPTKYNIEIWYNEGNAQREQIATLLQQTWGQLGFKVGVKALNWPTLLSKTEKGDFDVYIIGWAPDYLDPDNYAGPLFYGGTRFSFLEVVVPEQG, from the coding sequence GTGGGAGTTGTGGCGAGTCGTGCGGCTTTAATAGCTGGTATTGTTGTGCTTGTTGTTATTGTTGCTGGTATTGCGGTCTACTTTGCCTCCAAGCCTGAGGAGAAGCCTGCAGCACCAACCGAACAGCCAACAGAACAACCAACAACAACACCAACAGAAGAAAAGCCTGCTGAAGAGCAACCGGTACAGGCGGCAAAGCCTCAGCTTCCACCCGAGGTCAAGGTTATAGAGGTTAGCAAGGCTGTAATCGCTGTTGCACCAAAGGATGTAGCTGTCGAGGACATAGTTAACGCGATTGATACTAAGGGCAAGAAGCTGATAATTGTCCGCTACGAGGTTGATGAGGAGAACACTAAGCCGGTAGAAGAAAGTGTAGGCTTCTCCGACATAAACCCAGCATTCTATAGGAACACAACGATAGACGCACTAATCATAGCTGCGAGAAAGGAGACCAACCCCGAGATACGTGAAATGCTCTATGAAGCTGTCTACAAGCTGAGCAACTACGAGGTACCAATACTCTGGCTTGGCCAGTATATGCTTGTGCGTAGTCAGTGGAGCTGGGTGCACGGCCGCTACTATCACCCAACACTAGCTGAGCGCTACGACTTGCTATGGGAGGATCCAGCTGCGCCTGTGAAGAACCTGGAGTTTGGTGGCTACAAGAATGACCCCTCAACATACGTGATAGCAACTATAGGCTGGCCTGACACCTTCGACCCAGCAGCAGACTATGAGACCTTCGGCTGGGCGATATTCCACAACATTGGTGACACTCTAGTAACCTACTGGAAGGATGATACTAAGGAGGTTATACCAGACCTAGCTGTTGCATGGGTACACGATAAGGAAGGTACAACCTGGTACTTCGTGATACGTGGCGGTGTAAAGGCCTACGATCCATGGCACAACAAGGTCTACGATATAAGTGCTGTAGACGTGTTATTCACAATATGGCGTGTAGCGAGGCTAGGCCTAGACCCGAGCTGGATGGTTACAGAGTTCATTGACGTAAACAACTCCAAGGTGCTAACTGAGGAGGAGTTCGACCAGATACTAGCCCAGGGCGGCCTCTATGCAGACTACAAGGGCCAGACGATAGAGCCTAAGAGCTTGAAGGAGCTGCTAGAATTCTTCGGCTACGATGGTGAGACTGCTGGTGTTGTAATGCTCAAGCTATACATGCCGTACAGCCCGATACTCAGCATACTCAGCGACCCATTCCTAATAGTCATCCCGATGAAGTACTTGTTTGACAATGTCGACGAGTTGAAGGGCAAATATGAGGAGGCCCTGGAGGCAAGCCAGTACGGCAAGAACCCGGCAGCGTGGGCCAACTATATAGGCACGGGTGAGCAGGAGCCGACGCACCTCTACCTCCACAAATACCCCATTGGCACCGGGCCATACTATGTTGCCGAGTACAAGGAGGATAGCTACATAGTGCTAAAGTACAACCCATACTACTGGAACAAGAGCCTATGGTACATGGAGCCCTATGGTAAGGATGGTGTGCCAAGCCACCAGACAGTAATCTACCTTATAGCCAACGACCACGTAACAAGGCTGCAGATCTACAAGGCTGGCCAGGCCGACACAGCAGTTGTGCCGCTCGATAGGCTTGACGAAGTTAGAGACTACAAGCTGCAGGACAACCCACAGTTCAAGATAGAGGTGGAGACTGGCGGACTAGAGCCAGCGATAGTCTACATAGTGCTCAACGCTAACAAGGAGCCATTCAACAATAGGCTTGTAAGGCAGGCGTTAATGTATGCTATACCATTCGACCAGATCAAGGAGGTGGTATACTCCGGGTTCCTTGAGAGGCTATATGGTGTCATACCTGCAGGCTTCCCAGGCCACAACGATGACATAGTGATAAAGTACACGTTCGACCTAGACAAGGCTATGGAGCTGATACAGAAGAGCGGTATAGACCCAACCAAGTATAACATCGAGATCTGGTACAACGAGGGTAACGCACAGCGCGAACAGATAGCCACCCTGCTACAGCAGACATGGGGCCAGCTAGGCTTCAAGGTTGGCGTAAAGGCGCTCAACTGGCCAACGCTACTATCAAAGACCGAGAAGGGCGACTTC